From a region of the Pecten maximus chromosome 18, xPecMax1.1, whole genome shotgun sequence genome:
- the LOC117316130 gene encoding BAG family molecular chaperone regulator 3-like codes for MASRQMYPNPYMTQQPNSNDLPPGWEMILDKMTGWPYFIDHNTRQTTWEDPRIRMGQRQQQQPPYGGGNLRELPVKHENSSMQQQYPQMPQPYPQQQQYPQQSYPQQQYPQQPYPPQQSWQNPISTASDTHMASPPRTATPPRVGTPPRHGVNFPQQQGRSSPVVREIPIHHVTTPGNRGQQTETPSQGPNADLGSYTIYTGVSGGPQQTPNSTQSYQQQGPTGQPPGQYSQSHQQQPSVAAQSVFPPSQPQNYRQEPPNFNTPRPQQPYHHPPQASYQHPPQSYQPPVQQSFPQPPQSQQPSAPPPSFQQSSAASQGMQGDGPRPVERVIPIHHQLSSQGQGNNQGQGQQQTHYEGTPHPRQQIPQPDYPNSAPSAPRSTQFSAPPTVNQSNTESDRKGSSDDVNSQTNGHTRPDKPKTPMDTISGILSEVREYEEKVANFQGLKTDKEYKYLEEMLTRNLLKLDGIESGSNIDIRQARKNAVREIQSSLDQLELKAFSAEQSVDSSRDSASEQTGSTSDNNKQQNISHISVSSSDDKPDPTKVKEMVLDSEVNC; via the coding sequence GGTCAGAGACAACAACAGCAACCACCATACGGAGGAGGAAATTTACGTGAACTTCCAGTCAAGCACGAAAATAGCAGCATGCAACAGCAGTATCCACAGATGCCTCAACCCTATCCTCAGCAGCAGCAGTATCCGCAGCAATCGTATCCACAACAACAGTATCCACAGCAGCCCTATCCTCCTCAGCAATCGTGGCAGAATCCCATCTCCACAGCCAGTGATACCCACATGGCCAGTCCCCCAAGGACAGCAACCCCCCCTAGGGTTGGCACACCACCAAGGCATGGTGTGAACTTTCCCCAACAACAGGGAAGATCCTCCCCAGTCGTCAGAGAGATCCCTATACATCATGTAACAACACCAGGAAATAGAGGACAACAGACTGAGACCCCCTCTCAAGGTCCTAATGCAGATTTGGGaagttatacaatatacaccGGAGTATCTGGGGGACCTCAACAGACTCCGAATAGTACACAGAGCTACCAACAACAGGGGCCAACTGGTCAACCTCCTGGTCAGTATTCCCAGTCTCACCAACAACAGCCATCAGTTGCTGCACAGTCGGTCTTTCCACCAAGTCAGCCTCAGAACTATAGACAGGAGCCACCAAACTTCAACACGCCTAGACCTCAACAGCCATACCACCATCCACCCCAAGCATCCTACCAGCATCCACCCCAATCATACCAACCACCAGTGCAGCAGAGTTTCCCGCAACCACCCCAAAGCCAGCAACCATCAGCCCCTCCTCCTAGCTTTCAACAGTCTTCAGCTGCATCACAGGGCATGCAGGGTGACGGTCCCCGACCAGTGGAGAGAGTCATCCCAATACACCACCAATTGTCAAGCCAAGGTCAAGGCAACAACCAGGGTCAGGGTCAACAACAGACACATTATGAAGGCACACCTCACCCACGGCAACAGATCCCCCAACCAGATTACCCTAACTCTGCCCCGTCTGCTCCTCGGTCCACCCAGTTCAGTGCACCTCCAACAGTAAACCAGTCCAACACAGAGTCTGACAGGAAGGGCTCTTCTGACGATGTTAACAGCCAGACTAATGGACATACTAGACCAGATAAACCTAAGACTCCTATGGACACCATTTCAGGTATTCTCTCAGAGGTCAGAGAGTATGAAGAAAAAGTGGCTAACTTTCAGGGTTTAAAGACTGATAAAGAATATAAATATCTTGAAGAAATGCTTACTCGTAATTTATTGAAGTTGGATGGCATCGAGTCGGGATCAAACATTGACATTCGACAAGCACGTAAAAATGCTGTACGTGAAATCCAATCTAGCTTGGATCAATTAGAACTAAAAGCTTTCTCTGCAGAACAGAGTGTGGACTCTAGTCGTGATAGTGCGTCGGAACAGACGGGAAGCACATCCGACAATAACAAGCAGCAGAATATATCACATATTTCTGTATCTTCATCTGATGATAAACCAGATCCCACCAAAGTCAAAGAAATGGTTTTAGACAGTGAAGTTAACTGCTAG